DNA from Delphinus delphis chromosome 8, mDelDel1.2, whole genome shotgun sequence:
gaaggcacacACTATTGGGTGTAAAATAGGccacaaggatgtactgtacagtatggggaatatagccaatagtttgtaataactgtaaatggagtgtaacctttaaaaattgtattaaaaagaaaacaacaaagaaaaccctcAAACCAACCACAACAGTGCAAGAACAAAGTTCAGCGTGTGAGGCAGCATGAAGTGGTGACCAAATGCTCTTCCACACAGGTCCAGGAAATTACTGTGACAGGCACTGAGAAACTAGTGGTACCAGATGggattttcaaaaagaaattggtAATCTGGATTTGTCTGTaaatctcctgatttttaaataaggcaactaattcaaaataagaaacaaaacaaaacctcaaaacacaagcaaaaaaacaaaaacatagctGTAGGACCCACTGGACCATGGCTTCCAGCTTGTGAGGGGACCTCTGGCTTAGGATAGAAAGGTGGTGTGGAGGATCACTTCATATATTCCTTGCATCTTTTGGGGCTCTCTGGGACTCTCCATCTCCTAAATGCTAGGAAGTGGAAGGGTCATCAAAGGTTTTATAGGTTGTCAATGTTTGTTGAGTTGGCCTTGCTAAATTGGACAATATGGAGACAGTGtaacatgttaaatattttattcacattGTTTACAAACTGTATCCACCCGGAAAACAcatgaatctaaaaaatagactattttacagtcattcacattttttaaaaacaagttactTTTGACGTGAAACTCTAAGATGGAGGCCCTCAGCCTGTATTGTCGTTCAGTGCCTCGTCACATGAGGCTTCCTGCTCTGGGGAAGGAGTTCTAGGGGCAGTCCACCCAGCTGGAGGTCACTAATGGCTCACCTACCAGTGACTGATGAGAAAATGTCAGTGCATACTTTAACTTGTGAACATTCACTGGTGTATATCCAACGTCGCTAATTTTGTCAAGGCAATATGCATTTTAGAGCTTGCGTACTCATCGGGTGGGAAGACAAAACGAGAGGCTCATAATTTAATTGGCCATTACAGAGCCATCAAGACATTCCCAGTTCTATAAAGGTGTAACGTCTTGCCCACAGACAGAATCAATGAATTACGATTTTATTGTGTTGAGAACTTGAATCATAAAACAGAGGTGATTTGGAAATTGATGTAAGCGTCTGTCGACTCTTTGCACATCTGATGCCTCCCACCTAGGAGAAGAGGGGGAATACACTCAGCAAGAATTAAGAATGTGCCTAATTTTGTGTTACTCCGGAAGGATGGCCATGGGAGTTTTGCTGAGTGGCTAAAAAGATGTTCTGGTTAAGAAACTCGCTATTAGCCTGTGCTAAGTCCAATTATGTACCAGCTCGACGGCTTAGCTCCTTTACTAATTAAGAAACTTTTCTATGGAATTTGACTTTAACAATTTAAAATCTACAGTATGTTTGTCTTACCCACATCTCACCCCGTCCTACTATATTAACTACAAACTAATCACTTCTTTTTTGCTTTGTGAGCTGCCACAGTTAACTATGTGAAAACGTTTGAGCCTTTGGAATGGGAGCACCGGATGAGCCTCTAATGGCAGAATTGGATCCTTTTTCTCTGAGCAGCAGCAATGGCACAGGGCATTGTGGTTCTGCAACTCTTCATTAGGGAAGTGATGTTTGATCCGGGTACCACAAAAGatcatcccctcctcccctcgggtaaaaaaaaaaaaaaaaggaatttcttaAGGGTTGCTGTCATCACCCCCAAGTAGACAACAACTCTGAATCCAAATGTAAGCTGAGATGTGGAGAAATTTTATCAGCACGTTTGCAGGCTTTTAAAAGAGTGAACTTTCAAGGTCTATTGCAATCTAttgttttaaaagacagaaatccaTAAAATGAGCTTGATGATGGAGGAGATCATAGCTTGTCTTCCTGCCACCCGTGtgcattttttccaaatttgtatACTAATCTTCGGTCAACCCGTTCCAGAATTCCTGTTTTATAGTAGTACCTGTGAAAGACAGCAGAAGAGGGACGTGAGGAGGGTTCATACCCTGGGAAAACAACAGCGCGTAAACACGTTCCTCTTTCCTCTCAGGTGACAGGCTGGTCTTTGGTTACCCTGGTATTTTCACACCCTCTTATCAACTTACACTTAAACCTTTCCCAGTCATCTTGAAGAGGGAACCTCACCACATCTGGTtcaaaacgtgtgtgtgtgtgtgtgtgtgtgtgtgtgtgtgtctgatagCCTGGCTTCAGAGTGATCTCCGGGGAACACTGCCAAGAATGGAAAGGACAGCGTGTCAGTTTACAAACCCTAATCCCACCTGTACCTAAGAGCCGAAGTGTTGTCACATGACACTTTTTATATAACTCTGCCTGAAGGCTCACGGCATTTCATGCTGTTCACTTACCTCAGAGCTCTGCTCAACTTTTCATACGTCATTCTgtcatttctcttcctttgtccCCACATCTTTGCCAGGGCTTCTGATTTAACCACGCGAAAAATACCTTGTTCCCTATCTTCCCATTCCAGAATGCCACAGTTTTCCTCAGGAGATAGAAGCAGGTCTCTCACAAATTCCCATAGGTGAGAGCTCTGGAGACctttagggaaggaaaaaaagttagctaaaaactaaaacagaaaaattgaagAGTTGTACAACTTCTCATGAACCCATGAGAAATGCTCCTTCATGGTTATTTCCCAAAGTGATGACCGAGCGTTCTACTTGGAACCATACCTAGCTGTGAAATGTCTTCTTCTACTTGGAACCATACCTAGCTGTGAAATGTCCTCTTCTACTAAAGTaattacaacacacacacagagacatccTATTTACATCCACCAGCAACACTGGCTCACGAACTTTCCCTGCTCGATGGAACTACCAACTAATTCTACGGAATTAATGAAATGACAGTCGAATGAcgtttccattcttctttctgaaaAGCAGTGTGGTTGTACTGAGATCCCATAGCTACAACTGTCTGGCTGGACTAATCCTGCCATTATGTTTTGCATGAAAAACTGGTATTTCTCTTGTTCCATTGTATCATAGTTAAGACTTGCTCTGGAGCCTGGCTGGCTGGGTTTGGGTCCTGAATTCACCTCTTCTAGCTCTGTAACCAAATCTCTCTAGTTATCTTCTCTCTAAAATGGGTTAGtagtgataaatggaatatttataaatggaatggaatatttacaaatggaatatttcctgccatatcaataCACAAAGGATGGCACAGTCATCAATGATTGCAACCCTCCAACGTGAGCCGGTGAGCCCTGAGGCGACTCAGGGCTGAAAAGGAtccctgccatctagcagccatcagactgcagccactccgtAAGgcgagccctgaggaaactcaggatgtgaaaatacaggatactggccccagatagctgaggtgcatatcaaaggaatgattacactgagcccagactcttgcatcttcccatacctaGAAAAGCGCTGAATTCTTTAAGTTGAGACATTTGGTtgtctttaattaacaataatctttatgacagactctaggtccattcacctcactacaaataactcaatttcgtttctctttatggctgagtaatattccattgtatatatgtgccacatcttctttatccactcatctgtcgatggacacttaggttgcttccatgtcctggctattgtaaatagagctgcaatgaacattgtggtacatgactctttttgaattatggttttctcaggggatatgcccagtaataaagcagaaactagcacaccattgtaaagcaattatactccaatgaatatgttagaaaaacaaaaaagaaaaatcaataatctTCTGACGTTGCTGCAAAACTCCTGTATCTCCTGGCTTCTCCCCTCGCCTCCTTGGGGCAGTTTCTCAGAGTTACCTGAactgctgtctcctgggctgcagtcctcattttgccccccaaaaacttaactcgcaactcccatgttgtgcatttttttaagtcaacataagagtacctacctcatagcaCAGGTTAGATGATTATGATTTAATACATGTTAAATGGCTAGAACCAAGCCCAGCAGGCTCGACCCTGTCCTGGGTAGATCTTAGTTCTGGGAAAGCTAACAGAATTGCCAGCTCATGGGGTTTCTTTAGTATCATCTCTGAGTACTTCAGTGAGAAGGATTCACAGTAGACCAGGAGAAACAAACCCTTATTCAGAAATTTAACGTGGTTAGAACATTACTTTAATTCTCCTGATACCATTTCCaagtcaaaagaaagaaattggatttTGATAACACTTATAACGGTAATCATCAATTTCTCTGCTATGTTCTTTGGGAAATAACGGGACTCACTCAAACACGGAGTCTCAAAGCTTATTAAAGTAGATTACTTTGTCTCATGAATGGTTTTAAGAAATTACCAATGACAGATGGCATCTCTTACACTTACTTGTTCGACTATGACTGTGACAGTCTTGACTTTTGATGCCACTTGTTTTCAAGCAACTGGAAACAGCGTCTGCAACAGAGTGATTTACAGCTGTAGGAAGGAAGCTGGAGGCCGCGTTCCGACCTCAAATCACACCAAATGGTTAACTATTAATTGAACACCTTTGTGGTAGGAGACAGCGTGCTGGGCTCTTTGGGAATAATTAGTAGGTTTAAGGAGCGTTTGTATTCAACACTGgggccctactgtgtgccaagttcCGGGCTCTGAGCTGGAGATAGAAAGTGAACAACACAGACTTGGTCCCTGCTCACCTGGAGGTTAAGGACTATTGGGCAAGGAAAACACAAGTGAAACACAAATCGCCATTGAGTTAAGTGTTATGAAGGAAGGAGGCCTTAGATAGAGAACGAGGCGGAGGAAAGCACCTGCTGTGGATGGGGTGGCCAGGGCGAGTCTCCTGGACGGGAGACACTCACGCTGATGTCAGGAGGTGGGAGGGTGTCCCAGAGGGAAAgagcagcatgtgcaaagccAAGGGTGGCGACCAGGCAGGCCCGTGGGGTGCCCAGGCGTGGCGGTAGGGGCACCGGGCTGCCAGCAGGTACATGGGCACATGGTAAGGAtgtgggattttttctttttttttttttggtggtacgcaggcctctcactgctgtggcctctcccattgcggagcacaggctctggacgcgcaggctcagcggccatggcccacgggcccagctgctccgcggcaagtgggatcttcccggactgggacacgaacccgtgtcccctgcatcggcaggcggactctcaaccgctgcgccaccagggaagcccaggacgtGGGATTTTATTCAAAGAGTAAAGCGAAGACTTAGGACTTTAACAAGGTCTACTTCTTAAGAAGATCCCTCTGGCTAGTGTGTGGAGAACAGACTAGAAGGGACACAGGTAAAAGCAAAGAGAGTAGAGCTTATGAAGAGCAGAAAGCAAGGTGTGACCTCAAGGCCGAGTTAAACTAGAAATCACACTGTAAGTCTGAGACACTCACATTGCTGCAAAGTGTATatgattaaaaagtaaaaggtgGTACCAGatcacccctccctgcccccacatcACTTGCTCAGCccgctccagccacactggcctcccggCTCCTTCTGAAACTCACGGGCACATCCTGCCTTGGGGCACTTGCTCCCTTTGCCCTCAGTGCTCTTCCCTTGGATGTCCAGGGGCTCACGCCCTCATCTCCATCTTCGCTCAAAGTCACCTTCTCAGCGAGGCCTTCTCTGACTGCCTGAGCTGGAATTGCACACGCTCACCCTACTCAACACTCCATgtgctagttttattttttgctgtcatATTCATCACCATggaacatattatatatttatttattttgctcactGGCTGACTTTTCCTACTAGAGGGCAGGGATCTGTGTTCCCACCTGTAtcccccagcacctagcacagtgctgggcatatagtaggtgctcagtaagtattgtGGAGCGGCCACCATGCTGCACTCTACTCACCTTCCCTGCTGTAGGGACATGATGCTATAAATACTGAATGACAGAATAAGTATGCTGTCCATGGAGGGAATGGTGTCCTGTGTACCACACCACTGCCCAGGAGGGGCCTGTCTCAGTGCCAGTGGGTCTTGTCACTCCCTGGTGTGACATCCTGCAGTGGTACCCTGTGGTCTCCCGCGCAGAGGCTGCCACGTTAGTCAGGCCCTTCACACATGGACCTCCACCCAGTTCTCCAGGCTTATCCCTTGCTGCTCCCCAACATCATCCCTCCTTTGGGTCAGATGGTCCCAATGGGGCTTGACTTTCTCCTGCTTCCTTTGCACATGCTTCCCGCTCCCCACTTCCACCCAGCTGAACCCACTCTCATAAAACCTCATCAGGAAGTCTTCTCGGAACTCACTCTCTGGGTTAGAGCCCTCTCTGTCCCATAGCACCTGCGTGTTCCTCAGTGTTCCAGCATTGGTCCCTTTCTACCTCTACCGTAGAGGTCCATCTCGTCCGTTGTTCATGTGTAGTAACAGCTGATATTAAAGGAGCGCTTACTAAGTGCCAAGTGCTTGAAAGGGCTTCACatacagtatctcatttaatacctGCCACGACCCTGTGTGGTATAATCGCTATTTCCATTTATTGAGGAgcaactgaggcccacagagttTATGAATTTCATCCAGAGAggtggag
Protein-coding regions in this window:
- the ELF5 gene encoding ETS-related transcription factor Elf-5 isoform X2 is translated as MLDSVTHSTFLPNASFCDPLMSWTDLFSNEEYYPAFEHQTDAVSSCLKTSGIKSQDCHSHSRTSLQSSHLWEFVRDLLLSPEENCGILEWEDREQGIFRVVKSEALAKMWGQRKRNDRMTYEKLSRALRYYYKTGILERVDRRLVYKFGKNAHGWQEDKL
- the ELF5 gene encoding ETS-related transcription factor Elf-5 isoform X3 is translated as MLDSVTHSTFLPNASFCDPLMSWTDLFSNEEYYPAFEHQTGYSFFNDPEETKATIKDYAVSSCLKTSGIKSQDCHSHSRTSLQSSHLWEFVRDLLLSPEENCGILEWEDREQGIFRVVKSEALAKMWGQRKRNDRMTYEKLSRALRYYYKTGILERVDRRLVYKFGKNAHGWQEDKL